The DNA region CCAGCATGTGCAGGACCTGAAGGAGCAGGGCGCGGTCTGAGATTGGGGTCCGCCGTTTCCGGGGTCCAGAGGGGTTCATGGTCACCTGCGGATGCTGAGGATAGGACCAAGAGGCAGGAGTAAGAGCAGAGGGACGGGATGGGGGTGTGGTGAGGGGCAGCGATGAGACTAGGGAGAAGGGCATAGGAAGGGAGGTGGTGATGGAGGGTCACCAAGGGTCTGTTGTGGGCTAGGGTGGTCCCGGGGGCTACGGGGGCTGGATGAGGAACAGGGATAGTAAATGGGTGGACAGATGGTGGCAGAATACTGGCCACAGGGAATGGTCAGGGGCTGATGGGTGTGGACAGATGTAGGGACCACAGGGTGTGAGCAGCGAGGGAGGGGACACAAGGcctgggtgggaggatggagtgGAGGACATGAGCTCGCTGGGTCTGAGCGGAGGCAGGAGGCTGCGCAGGATGAGGCGGTGCTCGCTCACCTCAGACTTAGTAGCCTGGGAGCGCCGCCGCTGCAGCACCGCACGGCCCATCATCAGCATCATGGTGGTGGTGATCGTGACCCCAGCCACGGGGTAGATGCGGTTCGTGCCCAGGCCCATCCAGTGGCCAGGACAGCCCAGGCTGCCTCCACAACCTTCCAGGCTGTTGGGCTGGCACCCCCAGGGCTGTAGGTCCAGCCCCACCTGGTACCACAGGGGCCGAGACCAGGcgtgggagggagctggcaagacCATCAGGGACAGCAGTAGCAGAAAGGACGGTGCGAGCAGCATGGCGGCGCCAAATGCCGGGATAGAACCCGGGTGCCTGGCAACGGGCAAACACCCTTCCCCCAGTGGCAGGCAGTGGGTTCCAACTGGGTCCATTGCCAGAAAACAcagcagggtggggaagggggggcttCCAGGGCCAAGGGAGAtggcaggctggagacctggATGCCAAGCTCCTAGCCAGCCCACAGGACTGAAGGAGTACCTTCTCCCTACCtccgcctcctccccctcccctaacATCCAATCCCTAAAATTCTAACACCTCATGGCTCCTAAGGCTGTTGTCCAGCACAGAGCTGCTTGCTGGTCCCCAAAGCCCAGCCTGCCCCACAGTCCAAATTGCAGCAGGGTGAGCCCTCACACGTGGGGGCCCCCCACACACTCTGAATGAAGCCTGAAGGCTCGCCTTGGCCAGTGAGGTCCCGCATGCTGTGGCCTCCCTCCGGCCTCATGCAGGCCTCCCTGGTGTTCCCAAACACAACTGCTGTTCCCTATGGTCCCCCACTCGTCCGCTTCTCACGGCTGGTGTTTCAGTTTGTGTGACCTGCTCCCTTGGCTTCTCTCCTGTGACCCTGTTGGGTAACAGTCCCTCCTCTCTTGTGTGACCCCGTTTTGTTGTCTTCAAAGCAGTTCTATCTCAATTTCTTGCTTGAGGTCTGGCCTCCAGCCAGCACATAAGTTCACTCACCCAATATTTGCCAAGCACACCACACGCCAGGCACCGTTCTGGTGCCGGGACATGGCGTGTCAGAGTAGATTAAAAAGCTCTGACTTCCTGGGCTGTGTttcgggggggaggggcggaTGATTCATGAACACAAAGCAGGATGCCGCCGCCAAACACGATAAACACTGAGCTGGACAAGGGGCACCTCGGTGTCTTGAAGGGCAGGACAGCCTCTGTCCccttgcccagcacagagcagggcaCCTGGTCAGTACCTGGCGGCCGCAGAGCTCAGTGTTCTGAGCAGGTAACACGAGCCCGGCCTCGTTAAGAGCATTCCTTGGACTGTCTCGTTTAATGCTCACTGAGCAGCCCACGAAGTGGTATGGTTACCATTCCCGCTGTACTGCCGAGGAGACCCAGAAATATtctggcccccccacccccactcagagCATCCGCTGGCCCGAAGGAAGGCCCACTGCTGCCCACTGGGCAACATGCCCAGATGCTGACCTTTTAAGGTAGAAATCAGCACATGCTTCTTGGCTGACAGGGACCTGCAGAGCCCAAGTGACCTAATGGTACGAACAGCCCTCTCCCAAGTAAGTCAATCCTACGCATTCGTACTTCTCAACACAGACCAGCAGCACCTGTGAACACCATACTCCCCCAGCTGGCTGCTCGGGTGTTCACTCTACACCCTCCAGGGCTGCACTCACTGGGACCATTCTTGAGAAGCAGCTCTGATTCCACAGTCTTCTAGCTGAAGACACAGGTGCCGAGGATTGTGCATGGGGAGCTTGAACCTGGGGTACACCCgccctggccccaggccccatAACTCTCCCTCTGGTTCTCTATTCTCTCACCTGACTCTGCCCTCCCCAAATCTTCCCCCCAACTTCTGACTTCAGCCCCCCATTTTGGCGCATAAGAAGGGTCAGGAGCCAGGGCTGTGGATCACTGCCCACTCCACCAAGCCAGCACCAAGGtacagcagggcctggtggtagGCAAACAGGTCTTTATTTCTGGGGCCAAAAATCTGTATCTTCCCCCGACCCAGCCGGTGCTGCTCTGACTCCAGTGCCCCATCCCATGCCCAGGCCTATAGCACTGAACTTGGGAGTCCCAGGACCTCCATCCCtgagtcgtgtgtgtgtgtatgtacggaGGGCACTCCTGGGTGACGTCTGGAGGCAGCCCGGGGCGGGGAGGTTCTCACAAGTGCCTGGCCGCAGCCTCCAGGGGTGAGCAGTCTCAGGCAGGGCGGCGGCATGGTCAGAGTTTGGTCATctgaggaggcagaggaggggaggttCCGGTCAGTTTCCAAAAACACGTATCGGCTCCCTCCCCCAGGATAGCAACCCCTGCTCCAGCGTCAGCTgaaggtgggaagggaaggcacTGCGTCCGCTGGGGGCAGAGCCATTCAGGAAGGGTGGACTTCCTGGAGGTGGGGGTCAAGGTAGGGACAAGCAGTAGACAGACAAAAAGAGCTCAGTGAGCCAGAGGCCAGCTCACCAAAACAGGGCTGGCAGGGCCGGACCTCGGGTGTTGGAGGGCAAAGAGGACAGCATCGTGGACAGAGGCAAACAGATGCTGCTTAGAGATCGATGCATCGAAGAAGTTCCCGGCCTCAAGCTGGGCGACCACAGGAGCTGCAGGCAAGGAGTAGGTCGCCCCTGACTCGCAGAACTGCCAGGAACTCCAACCCCAATAACCAGAACACCCTGACCCATTTCACCCATGACCTCTACCCCTGAGGTGACAGCTAAACCTCCAAGCACTCTTGACCCTTGACCCCTGCCTCCCAAGACACCTCTGACCTCCAGTCTCAGAGAAAGACTTTTGCTTGTGCTGCTTGGCAGACTCCTTGGCTGGAAGagccccactcccctcccagGCCACTCGTGCTGTCCCCCCTGCACGCACTGTGGCAGGCGGCCATGTACACTTCCACCTCGATCTCTCGGAAGTCGCGGAAAATCTGCAGCAGAAAAGCGGGCCAGACTCAGAGGGAGGCGCCAGGGCTCCAAGGAAGGACTCAGGCAGGTTGTGGGGGAGGGAGTTTTGAGAGGGAACTCAGAGGGGCTATTGGATCTAGTTACGGGGTCAGGAGGCTTAGGGGGCCTTGTCCTCTCCCAGAGCTCTTCTTAGGGGTGCCCCAACCCCTTACATTCTTCAGGCTCTTGATGCACACAGTGTCCACGAAGGAGAGGGCGCCCAGGTCCAGGACGAGGCTGTGGAAGTGTGGCTGAGGCAGGCCCAGGGCCTTCAGTGTGGATCCATCTGGGGCCTTAGCATCTTCTTGACCGCTGGCTGCTATATCCTCTAGCTCCTTCCCTGTGCTCGCCTGCTGGGAAAACAGACACCCTGCAAAGGCTGCCCATGCAGGAGTGATGGCAAGGAACACACATGGACAGGCAAGGGGCCACACGGGGTCCGACGTGGGAGCATGCATGCAAACAGCCGCATATATGGGACATGCAGGGGACACGTGAAAACCTGGACATGGGGAAGCCTCTTGTATGCAAAGACAGGAGGGATACCTGGGGACGCACAGGAGAGGAAGCCCAGACTCAGGGAGCACGCACAGACGTGCATATACTGCTCTGTTACCTCCCGGGCCCAGCTCTAGGGACGCTTAAGAAGGTGGGGTGCTGGGCGACAGCGCCCCATCCTCAGCCAGCCAGGGTGGGGTGGGTAGGGGGCCCagggacacatgcacacacacagggtgGCACCCCGCCTGGGTCTCTAGTTGAGCTTGGCATCCCCTTTGATCCCATATTTTCCCGATACTCCCAATCCCCTCTCTCTACCCATGAGCACAGACTGCAGGGTCTTGTGGACTCTACAAATTCAAGGTCTTTGGGTGGCAGACCACAGAGCCACAAGCAGAATCTACGGCTGATCACTAGGCCTCTCCCCATAGCGCTTCGGATCCATCATCCCACCCCGCTGCCGCTGACCACCTCAACCCACAGCGGGTAGGTCCACGGCTTGCCTCGCAAGACGTGCGTGGGCCGCCCATATCTCTGCAGCTCGTGGCTGGCCCCTCGCCCACCTCCAGCCTCACCTTGGCCTTGGAGTCCTCCATGTTGTTGCTCTCCATGTCTCTGACGCTGGTGTTGACGTGGATAGAAACAGAGGCGCCCTCAGAGGCGGCAGTCTAGGCCGGGGAGAAGGGGGACAGGAAAGAGCTGTCCCGGCTGTCAAATGACAGCCAAGCCAGGCAAGTCTGGTGTCACCCTCAGGCTTTGGGCAGGTAGGCAGGCCAGGAACGAAAGCTTGGGACCCAGGGCCGCCACGCTGGAGGGGGTTTGACCAGCTCCAGGAGCAGTCAAAAATGGAAGAGGACTGTGGTGGTCCATGCTGTCACTggcctggggggtgggagaaaaACGAAACTCCGCCCAGAGTCCTGACCCGCCGGGGGGGCAAAGCAgggccgggcgggcggggggcatcagggaggaaggaggaatggatGAGGCTAAGAACACAGGAGGCCAGGAGAAAGGCTGTGTGGGTTTGGCAGCAGGACAGGGGCAGGAATCCCTGGCCCAAAGGGTCCCCTGCCTGTTTCTGGAGACTCTTCTGCAGTCGCTTTAGCTTTTGCTCCTGCTTCCTGAGCCGCTTCTTCTTCTGGGAGATGAGGTGGTCAACGTCCACACCACACTAGAGGCAAACATCACGGAAGGGGATGTGGACGCTCTGGGGAGGCGAGGGACCCTCTGACACTCACCCGGGGACCCCCAGACTCACCCTCTGCTTCAGCGCATCGCTGTAGAGCTCAGCATTAGCAAAGTACATGGTGGCTGAGGAGCGGAAGACCTTCACGCCTGGGACCTCCCTGGCCTGGGGATGGGTCAGGGTTGAGGTGGCTGGGCCCTCCACTCTCCTGGTTGCATCTGGTTCTCCTGCTTTCCTCCCCGTGTGGCCCAGGGCCCCCATCACCAAGCCTCTGCTCACTGGCTGGCACAGGCCCAGCCTgcggcccctgccctccccagatCTTGGGCTGCAAGCTTGGCTATATCACCCTAACCCCTCATCCTACTctctacccacccccccaccacccaggcCCTCAGCCAGGCCTGTCCAAGCCTCCTCCAGGGCATCCTGCACCCTCCCttcccatctcccctcccttctgccaATACCCAGAACAGGCTCTTAGGTCTCCTCTTGGGGCTCCACCCCCCACTCTGTGGTCTGTTTTCTGCACGCGCACAGAGAGACCCTCCCCAAATCCCACTCCATCCAGGGCACAgcccaggtccctgctcagcactTGGACCTGCATAATgtgcccccacctccctttccatccTGCTGAgctgctccccctcctgccctcccctcactctgccTGATTATACTGTCCTCAGACTCCAAGGCTCCAGGTTAGCAGGAATGGGCTTGTTTTATAACCCCACTATTAGGCATGAAGCTTCTCGGGAGGTAAATGAACAATAGAGATGTAGGAATTCCACTGATCAGATGAGGCAACAGCCTTCCCTCCATCCTGGTGCCCCAGGCTCCTGCCCCAAGGCTGCCCTGCAGGATAAGGCTTATACTGCTGGCTCCAAGACAGACCCCTCTCCAGGCTCCCCAGGCCCTCTCTGTCCACTCCTCCTCTGTCCTATCGTAGCTCTGAGTAGGAGTCACAGACCCAAATTCCTCCCTTGACGTTCCCAGGACCAAAGCACCCTCAGCCCCCAGGGTCTTTGCCAGGGGCAGAAAAGGACTAACAAAGGCCCATTCTGCCTCGATTCCCACCCCCTCGGGCCTAGCCCCTGCCACCCACCTCTGAGTACTCGGCCACATCTTGGTAAATATCCGTGTCTGGCACCTGCCCCAAGACAGAGTAGCGGGGCCTAtgaaagagagtgtgtgagaaGGGGGTAATGAAGGGGTACTAGGGAGCCTAGGGTTACCCCCGAGACGCAGGAAAGCTGGAGGGAACCAATGTGGCCCTCACCCCCTCACCAGCTGGGATGGGGGGACAAAAAGGGGGAGACTCACAGCTGAGTGCGGACTATCACGAGCAGTAGGGAGAAGACCACGGCAACCGCCAGGCCGATGTCCAGGTTCAGCAGGATAGTGGCCACAAAGGTCACCAGCCAGATGAGCTAAAAGTAGAAGGGCAACGTGgctaggggagtgggagaaaaatgaaactcCACCCAGAGCACTGACCTGCCAGGGGAGCAAAGTAGGGGCCCCGGGGGCatcagggagaaaggagggatgaGTGAGACCAAGAACTCAGGAGCTCAGGAGGCCAGGAGAAAGGCCATGTGGGTGCAGCAGCAGGACAGGCGGCAGCAGGACAGGGGCCCCCAGGCCTCTCACCAGATCCATTCGATTCGACTTCCAGAGGGAACGTATGTCGGTGAACTGCATCAACATGCCCTTCAAGTTCACGATAATGGCGGCTGCCAGGACTGCCTGGGTGAGGGGAAGGCGTGTCAGCAGGGGCCGCTGGGACTGAGGCTGGCATAACCCCGCATGATGCTAACAGCCACCTCTGAACCCAACCACTTGGCTCTGACTCTGAAGGGCTCTAATCCCTGACCCTTGACTCCAAATCTCACCCTAAACAGCTCAACCTTGAAAAACAGGTCACGCCCCTGTATCTCTGCCCCTCGCCTAGGACCTGACTGACCTGAGCCCCTGGCCTGGCCAAGTCCCTCAAGCCTGGCTGGGCAGATGCGGCTGCTCACCTTGGGCAGGTCTCTGAAGAGCTCCCCAAGTTTGACGATGATAATGAGGATGAAGAGGGAGGAGACGGCTCCAGCCACCTGCGGGGTGGGAGTGAGCAGGGGGTGCAgtggggtggggagtaggggtggagggaggagcagggtgGGACCGCCCAGCCGAAGCAGTGCCCACCTGCGTGTTGCCCCCGGCGCTCTCCTGTACCAGGCTGCGGGACATGGAGCAGCTCACAGGGAAGCACTGGAAGACGCCCCCAATGAGGTTACTGAGGCCGAGAGCCACCAGCTCCTGGTGGAGAAAAGTGCAGGTGTGTAGTGCCTGGTACCTGTGCTGCTGTGTCCAGGCCTAGGGGTCCCCAACCTCCATCCACACTCAACAGCCCCCAGGCTTGGCTGCTGCTGTCCCGAATGCCTTGCTCTCCTACCCTCAGTCCCCCACATAGCCCCAGCTCATCTGTTTGCAGTTTCCCTATGTCCCACCTGATActccacacacacccccgcccccaggccctggAGCCTCTGTCTACCCAGCTACCCCCATATCCCAGCCCCAGACCTGGTTGCTGTCCACCCGGTAGCCGTGCCTCAGGGCGAAGATCTTCCCCAGTGAGATGGCAATGGCAAAACCAACCACAGCGATGGTGAAGGCATATCCCAGCAGGCTGGTGaacagctgggggctgggggccgctGGGGGCACCAGCCTGTGAGGGGCAGCTGTGAGGCCAAAGGAGAGTGCTGGCCCTggcccccccccagccctccctgaccGGACAGGGGCCAGAGCTCACCCTGCAGGGATGTTGCCCACGACATCCACCCCAAACCTGGGCTTCAGGCCCACGCCATAGGAGATGCCTGTGGCCCCgatgagctggggagagaggacagaatCAGGGGAGGGGTGCTAGCATCGTCAAGGGGGTGGAGAAGCCACTGTGGGGGTGAAGAGGGAGGCCTGAAGCAAAACCTTcgggggaggtggagagaagtgGGCGACGGGGTAAGATACACCACCATTTGGGGACAGTGGAGAGGTTATTGGGGTCCTGAAGGTACCGACATGGGACCTTCCTGCTGTGGTCATACCCCATCCCCAGGAACGCTCCCTGGCGCCCAGTCCAGCTGGTCTCTAAATCCCAGGGGTGCCCACCAGCAGGGATgtaccctcccctgcccccctcccctgccctgccccccggAGTCCGAACCGTTAGCAGTTCCCCAGGAATCGGCATGGGCAGGTATCGGCGCAGCTTGTCGTTGAGCAGTTTCACCAGCACGAGCGCTACGCCTGCCACCAACGCGGTGACCACCGTGCCAACCACACTCTGGGGCAGCTTCCAGCAGACCTCCAGCACCGTCTGAGGGGAGGCAGGGTCACGGGCAGCACTCAAGGCTGTGGGGTGCACCCCGCCTGTCCCTCCTCCCGCCCTCACTCACATAGATGAGGGACAGCGGCCCAGAGCGGCTGCTCAGTTGGAGGCCAAACACATACTTGAGCTGTGAGATGAAGACCTGCACAGACGCCGCCGTGGTATAGCCGCGGACCAGGGGCTCGGACAGGTAGGTGACCACAAAGCCGAAGCGGACCAGGCCCAGCCCCACCTGCGGGGTGGCCAGGGGCAGTCAGGGGAGACTGAGGGTCAGGGTCGTCAGGGTGGCGAGAGCAGAGCCCGGGGTGGGTGGCACCCAAGGGGGATGAGGAGGGCGGTGATGGGCACACACT from Ursus arctos isolate Adak ecotype North America unplaced genomic scaffold, UrsArc2.0 scaffold_14, whole genome shotgun sequence includes:
- the TMEM89 gene encoding transmembrane protein 89; this encodes MLLAPSFLLLLSLMVLPAPSHAWSRPLWYQVGLDLQPWGCQPNSLEGCGGSLGCPGHWMGLGTNRIYPVAGVTITTTMMLMMGRAVLQRRRSQATKSEHPQVTMNPSGPRKRRTPISDRALLLQVLHMLDSLLVHIECHLQRISTQKKTQIKGSPAQSG
- the LOC113256843 gene encoding solute carrier family 26 member 6 isoform X2, yielding MGLSEASGQRDTQALLPVTQAMELRKRDYHVERPLMNQEQLEELGCWTSAARTYQWRTWFQCSRARAQALLFQHLPVLAWLPRYSLRDWLLGDLLAGLSVAIMQLPQGLAYALLAGLPPVFGLYSSFYPVFIYFLFGTSRHISVGTFAVMSVMVGSVTESLAPDENFLQGANSTVDEAARDGVRVQLASTLSVLVGLFQVGLGLVRFGFVVTYLSEPLVRGYTTAASVQVFISQLKYVFGLQLSSRSGPLSLIYTVLEVCWKLPQSVVGTVVTALVAGVALVLVKLLNDKLRRYLPMPIPGELLTLIGATGISYGVGLKPRFGVDVVGNIPAGLVPPAAPSPQLFTSLLGYAFTIAVVGFAIAISLGKIFALRHGYRVDSNQELVALGLSNLIGGVFQCFPVSCSMSRSLVQESAGGNTQVAGAVSSLFILIIIVKLGELFRDLPKAVLAAAIIVNLKGMLMQFTDIRSLWKSNRMDLLIWLVTFVATILLNLDIGLAVAVVFSLLLVIVRTQLPRYSVLGQVPDTDIYQDVAEYSEAREVPGVKVFRSSATMYFANAELYSDALKQRCGVDVDHLISQKKKRLRKQEQKLKRLQKSLQKQTAASEGASVSIHVNTSVRDMESNNMEDSKAKASTGKELEDIAASGQEDAKAPDGSTLKALGLPQPHFHSLVLDLGALSFVDTVCIKSLKNIFRDFREIEVEVYMAACHTPVVAQLEAGNFFDASISKQHLFASVHDAVLFALQHPRSGPASPVLMTKL
- the LOC113256843 gene encoding solute carrier family 26 member 6 isoform X1, which translates into the protein MGLSEASGQRDTQALLPVTQAMELRKRDYHVERPLMNQEQLEELGCWTSAARTYQWRTWFQCSRARAQALLFQHLPVLAWLPRYSLRDWLLGDLLAGLSVAIMQLPQGLAYALLAGLPPVFGLYSSFYPVFIYFLFGTSRHISVGTFAVMSVMVGSVTESLAPDENFLQGANSTVDEAARDGVRVQLASTLSVLVGLFQVGLGLVRFGFVVTYLSEPLVRGYTTAASVQVFISQLKYVFGLQLSSRSGPLSLIYTVLEVCWKLPQSVVGTVVTALVAGVALVLVKLLNDKLRRYLPMPIPGELLTLIGATGISYGVGLKPRFGVDVVGNIPAGLVPPAAPSPQLFTSLLGYAFTIAVVGFAIAISLGKIFALRHGYRVDSNQELVALGLSNLIGGVFQCFPVSCSMSRSLVQESAGGNTQVAGAVSSLFILIIIVKLGELFRDLPKAVLAAAIIVNLKGMLMQFTDIRSLWKSNRMDLLIWLVTFVATILLNLDIGLAVAVVFSLLLVIVRTQLPRYSVLGQVPDTDIYQDVAEYSEAREVPGVKVFRSSATMYFANAELYSDALKQRCGVDVDHLISQKKKRLRKQEQKLKRLQKSLQKQTAASEGASVSIHVNTSVRDMESNNMEDSKAKQASTGKELEDIAASGQEDAKAPDGSTLKALGLPQPHFHSLVLDLGALSFVDTVCIKSLKNIFRDFREIEVEVYMAACHTPVVAQLEAGNFFDASISKQHLFASVHDAVLFALQHPRSGPASPVLMTKL
- the LOC113256843 gene encoding solute carrier family 26 member 6 isoform X3; its protein translation is MELRKRDYHVERPLMNQEQLEELGCWTSAARTYQWRTWFQCSRARAQALLFQHLPVLAWLPRYSLRDWLLGDLLAGLSVAIMQLPQGLAYALLAGLPPVFGLYSSFYPVFIYFLFGTSRHISVGTFAVMSVMVGSVTESLAPDENFLQGANSTVDEAARDGVRVQLASTLSVLVGLFQVGLGLVRFGFVVTYLSEPLVRGYTTAASVQVFISQLKYVFGLQLSSRSGPLSLIYTVLEVCWKLPQSVVGTVVTALVAGVALVLVKLLNDKLRRYLPMPIPGELLTLIGATGISYGVGLKPRFGVDVVGNIPAGLVPPAAPSPQLFTSLLGYAFTIAVVGFAIAISLGKIFALRHGYRVDSNQELVALGLSNLIGGVFQCFPVSCSMSRSLVQESAGGNTQVAGAVSSLFILIIIVKLGELFRDLPKAVLAAAIIVNLKGMLMQFTDIRSLWKSNRMDLLIWLVTFVATILLNLDIGLAVAVVFSLLLVIVRTQLPRYSVLGQVPDTDIYQDVAEYSEAREVPGVKVFRSSATMYFANAELYSDALKQRCGVDVDHLISQKKKRLRKQEQKLKRLQKSLQKQTAASEGASVSIHVNTSVRDMESNNMEDSKAKQASTGKELEDIAASGQEDAKAPDGSTLKALGLPQPHFHSLVLDLGALSFVDTVCIKSLKNIFRDFREIEVEVYMAACHTPVVAQLEAGNFFDASISKQHLFASVHDAVLFALQHPRSGPASPVLMTKL